The following proteins are encoded in a genomic region of Planococcus lenghuensis:
- a CDS encoding NADP-dependent glyceraldehyde-3-phosphate dehydrogenase yields MTVRQAENLFYTLLNNKWMGSGSGETIQIYSPDDNEVVGEVPALSQEEVAAAIQKTADVQETWEAKEIHERSALLHRWAEELEKMTDEIGEMIHKEVGKTFAAGKSEVERTAQLIRYTAEEGLRTQGSFIQGDAFPGATKQTKAIVQKVPHGVVLAISPFNYPVNLAASKIAPALITGNTVIFKPATQGSISGLLMVQALVKAGLPEGVVNVVTGRGAVIGDFIVTHPLIDMITFTGGTATGKHISKKASMIPIVLELGGKDSAIVLEDADLNKAAKEIVNGALSYSGQRCTAIKRVMVVDSVADELIGKVKEMVSGLKVGRSSEDASVTPMIDQKSADFVTNLIEDARNKGATVVLEGIKEKNLLGPTLLDHVTEEMEIAWKEQFGPVLPFMRIENEREAIALEKRNQYGLQVSVFTNNLENAFSISDKLNVGTIQVNGKTSRGPDHFPFLGVKNSGQGVQGIGRSIDSMLRDKVLVLNF; encoded by the coding sequence ATGACAGTACGTCAAGCTGAAAATTTGTTTTATACGTTACTTAATAATAAGTGGATGGGAAGCGGCAGTGGGGAAACTATACAGATTTATTCTCCGGATGATAATGAAGTAGTGGGTGAAGTTCCCGCTTTAAGTCAAGAGGAAGTTGCTGCTGCAATTCAAAAAACAGCTGACGTGCAGGAAACGTGGGAAGCGAAAGAAATCCATGAACGCTCTGCACTTCTCCATCGTTGGGCGGAAGAATTAGAAAAGATGACCGATGAAATCGGCGAAATGATCCATAAAGAAGTAGGCAAGACTTTTGCAGCAGGAAAAAGTGAAGTGGAGCGTACTGCCCAGCTGATTCGTTATACGGCAGAAGAAGGCCTTCGTACACAAGGGAGTTTTATCCAAGGCGACGCGTTTCCGGGAGCCACGAAACAGACAAAAGCCATAGTGCAGAAAGTCCCTCATGGCGTAGTGCTGGCCATTTCGCCATTTAACTACCCGGTAAACCTGGCAGCTTCTAAAATTGCGCCGGCGCTTATTACAGGCAACACCGTTATCTTTAAGCCTGCTACCCAGGGGTCAATCAGTGGACTGTTAATGGTGCAAGCTCTGGTGAAAGCGGGTCTGCCGGAGGGAGTAGTAAACGTAGTAACGGGTCGGGGCGCTGTTATCGGTGACTTCATTGTTACTCATCCTCTTATAGATATGATTACTTTTACTGGAGGAACGGCAACCGGGAAGCATATCTCTAAAAAAGCGTCTATGATTCCGATTGTGCTTGAGCTCGGCGGCAAAGATTCCGCCATTGTACTGGAAGATGCAGATTTGAATAAAGCAGCAAAAGAAATTGTCAATGGAGCGCTCAGCTATTCCGGACAACGCTGCACAGCCATAAAGCGTGTTATGGTGGTTGACAGTGTTGCGGACGAACTCATTGGCAAAGTGAAAGAAATGGTGTCCGGACTGAAAGTGGGAAGATCCAGTGAAGACGCGAGTGTGACTCCTATGATCGATCAGAAATCAGCGGATTTTGTTACGAATCTGATCGAAGACGCCCGGAATAAAGGAGCTACTGTAGTGCTGGAAGGTATTAAGGAAAAGAATCTGCTCGGCCCGACTCTTCTTGACCATGTAACGGAAGAAATGGAGATCGCTTGGAAAGAACAGTTTGGACCAGTGCTTCCATTTATGCGGATTGAGAATGAACGGGAAGCAATCGCGCTTGAAAAGCGCAACCAGTATGGCCTCCAAGTCAGCGTCTTCACAAATAATCTGGAGAATGCCTTCTCTATTTCAGACAAGCTGAATGTAGGAACTATCCAAGTGAACGGCAAAACCTCCCGTGGACCGGATCACTTCCCATTCCTGGGAGTGAAGAACTCTGGACAAGGTGTACAGGGCATCGGTAGAAGTATTGATTCTATGCTGCGCGACAAAGTGCTCGTTCTTAACTTTTAA